A single region of the Epinephelus fuscoguttatus linkage group LG14, E.fuscoguttatus.final_Chr_v1 genome encodes:
- the LOC125901090 gene encoding B2 bradykinin receptor-like, with product MALLSTSIPANFTTVALSGDLNNTHDPHCPDTESAEWHYTVLPVYILLVSVLGMVLNAFVLMVFCFHKKACTVAEIYLSNMAIADLVLMTCLPFWAVYAAKKFDWPFHTPLCTLITFSINMNAYCSIYFLVLISIDRVLALVHPLSHEQMRRPKCAKLACVLVWGFGLLLGVPTLVYREVKYFPDTNSRLCYLNYPNAHVWLAFDVMQIIFGFIIPVSIISYCTFKIIKALQNRSIDALNTRQTEQKATTLVLAVLLAFMICWVPFHLIKIPNALIQLKLLTCDVITIINTCNIVFMYFAFFNSVLNPILYVIVGKNFQKKVRELFQRRSCGGKTII from the coding sequence CATCCCTGCTAACTTCACCACTGTGGCTTTATCTGGAGATCTAAACAACACGCATGACCCTCATTGTCCTGACACAGAATCCGCGGAATGGCACTACACTGTGCTGCCAGTGTACATCCTGCTCGTCAGTGTGCTGGGAATGGTGTTGAATGCGTTTGTCCTGATGGTTTTCTGCTTCCACAAGAAGGCCTGCACCGTGGCTGAGATCTACTTGAGCAACATGGCCATTGCTGACCTTGTCCTGATGACTTGTTTACCCTTCTGGGCTGTGTACGCAGCCAAAAAATTCGACTGGCCATTTCATACTCCCCTGTGTACACTGATCACCTTTTCCATCAACATGAACGCTTACTGCAGCATCTACTTCCTTGTTCTGATTAGCATAGATCGTGTATTAGCACTGGTGCACCCGCTGTCCCATGAACAAATGCGTAGGCCAAAATGTGCCAAACTGGCCTGTGTGCTGGTGTGGGGTTTTGGCCTGCTCCTGGGTGTCCCCACACTTGTCTACAGGGAGGTAAAATATTTCCCTGACACAAATTCCAGGTTATGCTATCTTAATTACCCAAATGCCCATGTATGGCTTGCGTTTGATGTGATGCAGATAATATTTGGCTTCATCATCCCTGTTTCAATTATTTCGTACTGCACTTTCAAGATTATTAAAGCCCTGCAGAACCGGTCAATTGATGCGTTAAACACCAGGCAGACAGAACAGAAGGCCACTACTCTGGTGCTGGCAGTCCTCCTGGCATTTATGATCTGTTGGGTGCCATTCCATCTGATTAAGATACCAAACGCACTAATACAACTTAAGCTACTGACATGTGACGTCATCACCATCATAAACACCTGCAACATTGTCTTCATGTACTTTGCCTTCTTCAACAGTGTTCTCAACCCCATTCTCTACGTCATTGTAGGAAAAAACTTCCAGAAAAAAGTTAGGGAACTCTTCCAGAGACGGAGCTGTGGTGGCAAAACAATTATTTAA